The genomic interval aagttcatgaactgttcaacttcagcaataaaatcagcTATGAgaaatccattttctaatcgattgtacatccaagctttgttcatatacattgttacctAATAAAGCATTATGAGCTCAGATTCATCTCATGATCTTCCTATCATATTACCAAAATTCTATGTTGTTGCATAAACGCTCATTAAATGAAATAACAATACATATAATGAAACTAAATCTACTAAATAAAAGATAATGCaagtaaaataaatctaatttatagaaCGTAAGCAGGGGCCTGCCGTCAGCCGCGAGCAGGGGCCTGCCGTCAGCCGCGAGCAGGGGCCTGCGGCCAGCCGTGATCATGGAGGCTGCAACCAGCTGCGATCATGGAGGCTGCGGCCAGCCGCGAGTAGGGATCTGCGGACAGCCACAAGCAGGGGCCTACGGCCAGCCGCGAGCAGGGGTCTGTGGCCAGCCGTGAGCAGGGGACTACGGCCAGCCGCGAGCACAGGCCTCAGGCCAGCCGCGAGCACGGGCCTGCGGCACCTGCCTGCCGCGAGCAGGGGCCTGCGGCGCCCGGCCTGCCGTGAGTAGAGGCCTGCAGCAGCCGGTTGCCGCAAGCAGGGGCATGCGACACCGGCCTACAGCGAACAGGGCCCTGCGGTGCCGGCCTGCAACAAGCAGGCGCCAGCGGCGGCCGGTTGCCGCGAGCAAACGCCTGTGGAGCAGCCACCGGCGGAGCACACGCCTGGGGAGCAGGCGCTGGCGTAGCAGGCGACATGCAcgtcaaacagaagagaagagggaggagaggagcATACCAGAGTCGTCTGTTGTTGATCGCCGAGAACGAGAGAGGACACGAGGCTAGACGCCGAGATCGCTGGTTGCCGATCGCCGAGGATGCGGAAAGAGAGGAGATCGAGTTCGCGCGGAGAGGAAAGTCGCACCGTGCTCTAATTTTTACTCTATTATATCGACGGAATTCAATTCCATCGGGAATTACCGACGAAATCACAAATCCGTCGGTAATTTCTGACGGAATTGTGATTCCGTCAGTACTTACCGACTGAATGTTACAATCCGTCGGTAAACCCTAATCCTAATCGGAGCTCCCGAATACCGGTATATACCGGCGgaaaatattccgtcggtaaacatcAATACCCGAACCCGTTAAAAGATttaccgactgaattaaattTAATACCCGAACCCGTTAAAAGATTTACCGACTGAATATAATATTCAGTCGGTAAATACCGACTGAAATATATAGTTCAGTCGGTATTACCGACTAAATTAAATttagtcggtaattaccgactgaaGTAATTCAGTCGGTAATATTTCGACTAAATATATATTTCAGTTGGTATTTACAGTCGGGAATGTCGTCATTATTTGCAGTTTTTTTGTTAGTGAGCTTCCACCCTCTTCTAGTTTTCACAAGTCCTAACAACTTAGACTAAATAGGATTAAATAATATAAGCTTAGATAGATAATCaacttatcaataataattttcaACTAAACATGCCCAATCCCTCAcgggaaaataaattttttttctacaaataaatttgatatttttttgtatgaattgaatatttaagcaCAATTATATATGGAACAGAAACTAATCATATTTGttggaaaaataaataatttatttgttgAGTTTTTATCATtggaaaatttcaaattaattagtttctCCTCAAAATGACCGAGAACAATATCTCCTCTCCTTGGAAGGAGAGGAAGCCACATTCCTAGAAATCTATCCAAATTAAGGACGTGAATTGCAAAAGTAATAAGTAGGGCAGATGAAAGAGACAAGTTTATTTGTTTGCATTCatgaatataatttaattgatcatcatcaaatttataaaattattcatgttttcttatttgaaataaaaaataataattgtaATTTCTTTTGTAACTAGAGATTATTCAAAATTTATATATGAGGTAATCTAATTGATGAATCTTCAGTTTTACTAATTTGAAGTGCTAATTTTTGTTTAACTATATGTATGAACGATCAATAGTTTTATAGaataaatattcataaattattttcttttttacttaTCAATCGTGTGTTAAAAAGAGAGTTTGATGGGTATGTTAAAAGTGACGATGTCTCCTTTcaataactttgaaaataaaaGGTATTCCTTATCATCAAATTTATTGTTTCAGTTATTTGTTTTCATCCATTTATATGAATATTATAAATATTCTCATTGGTAACGTTTAACAGAATAAATTAAAATACAATAGACCTAATACACTAAAATTAATGTTATATTATCATGACAATTGACAAGAAAATAATAAGATCACTGCACATGTTTACTAAATCTATTGTtctgtttttcaaaattttgcatCCCATTATTTTTTTGGATTTAAGTACATAAATAGAAAATTCCACATCAAACAATCTATTTTATTCTTTTGAGATGATCTACTTgaccaactttttttttttggtcattTTACATAATTCATACTTTTTAAAACTCTCATCATTGAGCGTATTGATCAAGACATCCATTTACAGGTgcgattaaaataataataataatttggaAAATTGAGTCATTTTATGGGTCTCTTGATCGATCTTGTCTACCTTTTTCACTTGTTCATATTTGAACTTCAAACTAAATAATATTTCAACATTAACTTTTCCCGCATGAATTGCAAATGATCTTAgttaatataattattattattattcctatcCATATATCGTTATCATTTTGTTGTCTTTTAAAATTACAACAAAAACATGCACATCACTAAAATGACAAAAGGATAAGTAAATTCAATGAAATACAATTAGAAATGTCACAATATTGGCACTGTATTAGGAGGCATCTTATTAGAGGATATGACATTATGTATATGATTTTTCTTAATTAGAATAATATTAACTGCTTTATCATGCCTAGCTTGGCTGCTTATTAGGGATGGCCCCCAAAGGGGCCATTCAAGAGAAATTCCTTGTCGTCCGATCATGATCAAAGGATGAATGATTGGCCACGTGGCCATCACCACATGAAGCCCATGTGACAGCTAGAAAGAGATGTGAGGTGAGGCCATAACTCTGAAGTCCATTTCAATGAAAAGAGAAGGGTAAGAAAGGATCATATATATCTATAGGTCAAGTTGCCAAGATTCCATGATGCCAATTGAAGGATATGTATATCTTGTtatgaaaaaaagaaaatttatactaatcagatttattattatttttttaatatttgtctCGATTTGTCGTATGTGTGTATTTATCTATTAAGAGGAAAATAATAATGAAGGTTAGAGTAATAGTTAAAATCGAATACAACTTTGCCTAGGTCAAGATTGCATGAATTTAACTTTCCAATTTTAATTACCACGTGGTCTTATCAATAAAATGGAAAAGATCTGGGATGCGATAAAAATGTTGCTAGATCTTCAATGCATAAATTTGCAAAGTCAACTCCAGGAACATGCATGCTTCGCTGTTGACCTGGCATGGTTAGTCAATGGTATGTCTACGCTTAACTTcggaaaaaaaaatgtaaatataaaatttgacTAAAACAAGACTgttcaaagaagaagaagaagaaaaataatcaaataaaggGCTTTTCATTAAAAAGATGAGCAATTGGCTCTTTCTTTTTGCCTATATTTAGCCCTCCATCTCATGCCATCTGAACAACAACAGAGATAACGATAACAAGAAAAAGCCATCGGAGATGAACTTGGGTTTGTTGAGCATGGCGGAGGCAAGGTTGCCACCGGGCTTTCGGTTTCACCCCCGCGACGAGGAGCTCGTTTGCGACTACCTTGAGAAGAAGGTGATGAACACAGCAAATCACAGTATGATGATCGACCTCAACCTCAACAAATTCGAACCATGGGATCTTCCAGGTGCGATATAAAGTAAATTGTGCTTCCTCGATCGGTTCTACTTAATATTCTTTTTCTTAAACTTCTTTTTGCTCCTTGTTTATCAGATTCAGAAATATTCCTCCTGACAAATTAAACTCTTGCTTCGTATATAATTTTTCTAGGAGAGTTTCGCTCGATTTGAACTATCAGTAGTTTGCATATGAAATGAATTAAAGATTGATGTGTGCGATGACAGAGATGGCTTGTGTGGGAGGCAAAGAGTGGTACTTCTTCACCTGCCGGGACCGAAAATATGCGACGGGGAAACGCACGAACCGCGCAACCGAAATTGGATATTGGAAGGCGACGGGGAAGGACCAGCGAGTGAGCCGGCGAGGGGAGCTGGTGGGAATGAGGAAGACCTTGGTTTTCTACCGAGGAAGAGCTCCAATGGGGAAGAAGACCAACTGGGTCATGCATGAGTTCAGACTGGAATCGAGAGAGTCTCCGCAGGTCCATTGCACggtagaattttctaaattacAGAGTCCTTTTAATTTGCCATCGACTTAAGTAAATCACCAGTGGCGTCGTTACTAGTCATTGATCTCGTGTAATAAGAATGTTGTATGAGCTAGCTAGATCGTTAAGGAGACACTGACCTGCGTGCGTTGTGGCATTGGAGCAGGAAGATTGGGTCCTGTGCAGAGTATTCTGCAAGAGCAGGGGAATCAACACCTCCGACTCGAAGGCAAGCATGGACTCCGTCGCTACAAACTCTTCGGCACCCCTCCCTCCTTCTTACATGGACACTATCAAGTTTGACAGCGAAGAAGAAGACTGGCAAATAGCCTGCTTCTCTGGTCTCCCTTCCAGTTCGGTGTGCCTGCAAGACACGAGATTACTCCAAATGGATGCGGAAGGCTGTAACGTGGGTGCGTGTCGTCGCATGCCAGACTCGATTTGTAGTGATGAAGAGATGATGAAAGAGGCCGTGTTGGTCGGCCATATCCCCAAGCTGGAGGGGAAAACAGAGCAGGATCACTTGGAGAGGTTCTTACAGCAAGATGGTTGGTCTCATATGCTCAGTTCCTTCTAGGAACATTGTATAAGGATCAAAGTAGAAGAATGAAAAATAGTTAGTAGGGATGAAAAAATGTTCTCTTTATTTTGAGAGGACATGCATGTATAAAGATGACAaatggaaggaggaggaggaggttgtAGAGGTTGTATGGTTAAAGTGAGCTTTCGCATAGATGTGAATAGTAGATGTGTATGGAAATGAAGAGAAGGAATTAAAAATTCTTCTGTAATTAAAATCATCAGCCTAGTTTTAATCTCAATCGATAAACTATTCACAAAATGAAGTGCATTTGTACCTTTCCCATAAATTTCAACTCTCATCGTCTACTTTCTGTCATTTCTGCACCTGTGGCGCTAGCCTGGAAATTCATCTATTTGGAATCGAGTGAAAGCGACAAAGAGAAAATGATGAAAAACGCCCCCGTTCGAGTTAGCTATGACTTACTCTATCATCGACGAATAATACATCGGGTACGGTGTGAAACAGATTTAAGGTTTCTCTAAACCACACATAGCCAACATATCATATTTATATAGAAAGTTATATGGAGATCCTCTTCGTATCATAGAGCACAAGTGCATTGCTTGACTTTTCTCAAAGTGAGAAAAAAGAATTGTAAGATTATGTGAAGATACGGATCTCATCGATTATAATTAATTAGACAATTACAATCACAGTTTTATTAAGAACTATATGATGACCGAGAATAAAGGTACACAAAGGCAATTAACAACTTCCCACAATGATCTATCGGAAATGAAGTCGAGCAAACGTCCCAAACACTACATGTTTCCCAACATTTTGGATTTAAACACAGGTCGAGTAAACTGTTTAGTTTGCAAAATTACCTAGCACCAGTTCTAGAACTCATAGAAGAATGATAGTTGGTGCTTCTCTGCTTGCGGTAAGATGTGTAGACGTCATCATACTGGCTCACCTCGTTTGGATTTGCCGTTGCACCGAGACCTAACCTCCCTGAGCTACACTCTGTCTTGCGGTCTACACTGCCATCAGGGTAGGAACCAGTTTCAGGGTCCATCTGCAAGTTAGGAGGTGGAGGGATGCATGCCCCACCCTTCCGAACAGGAGAATCTCTCTCATAGTCATGGAATTCATCTTTCAAATCAGATTGCGCCATTGGGCCTTCTGATGGGTTGACCTCTCCAATCTCCTTGAAGAACTTGGACACACGGTCGAGAATCTCAGAAGGAGTCACGGTGGGCGGGGGAACCACAGTTGGTATATCCAGTGGACTCAAAGGAGAGTAGGGCACACCACTGCCAATCTGCATCTTTCTCACCATGCCAGGGATGAGCCCAGGTGGGAACAGCGGATAAGGTGGAGGACTTTGATCTGTTATGCCAATAGGTGGTTGGATCGGTACAGCTGCAGGGAGAGAACTCTGGGCTGCTGCTGGGAAAATGGCACCAGGTACTTGGTTCATCACAAATGGCTGACCGGCAGCAGGTGCAAAAGGTGGGGTTGACATAGCAGGCAGATGTTTACTGGCATCTTGTTGACCAACCGAGCTCAAGTTAGGGTTTTGCTTGTCGGGCCATTGTTGAGGTGTTAAGCCTGCAAAACAATGATCAAAAACCCCCCAAAAAACAACAATTCTTACCATGAGTGTTGAAGGATCTGATACGAttaatgaaattatatatatatatagcaaatATAAGAGAGTAACCTATGAAACTCGATGGATCTGATACACTCATCATTTCCTTTTGTGAAGATGACCGGAAAGACAATCCACCAGTCATTTCTATCTCAAGGCCTTTGATGATTTCTTGGTCAAATACTTCTTTAGAAGCCCAAAACTGTAATATCTTCTCAAGACGAGATTGATTAGCGTCTTTGTTATGAGAGTTATTGTAAATCCTTGCAAGCATGGATCCCAGCACAGGTCTAAATGCAAGCGCTTCATTATCAAGCTCTTGAGGATTGATCCGGCGTTGCAAGCTACAAAAAAAATAAGGTTGAGACAGGATTATAGACTAAACTTTGGAGGCGAAGATCTATATGATTTCCCAAGCATAAAAAAGGAATAATAATAAATCAATGGTGAGAATGGAGGAATTGCCAGGGGGAGGATAGGAGAAAGTAAAGAAAAACTTGTCTGATTACAGAAATAGGAAAGACAGGAatgaaaaaatgaaagaaaaattgcaaCATATGTCTCCAAATATTATCTTGTTTATGACCTGTAGTTCTATCTTAACTCCGCCAAGTCAATAGACCAACTTACTGACGATGTATGTGTGATCGTTTGGGTCTCAGATTCTATAATCTAGTACAAGTAACTCCTAATACCAACAGAAAAAAGGTTTGCAAGCATATTAACTTAATGTGCCATTTCAAATAAAACACTAAGGTTCAGAGATTGTAGTCTAAGATTAAAAGATGAGCTATATGAGCAAAAGAAGGATCTAAGAATACCTtgttttcagaaacaaattacaaataaaagaaagatacACATCTATCAAGATGGTTTGTAAAGTCTAGTAGATTTTAATGTCTAAAATAGAGAGCCAAGTATTCAGATTGTGGATATCAATGCTTGAAACTACAGTAGTAGAAATCACAGCCTTACATTAAACCATTTTAGTGCTAATACCAACCTGTATGACCATCATTTTTAAATTGTACACACTATTTCTGGTATTCAATATTTAACAAGATATTTCTTTCTCCAATGCCTTAAAGAAATTAAGATTCTTTTTTACCATTCTTTTGTTCATAAGCCAAGATTGCTCGTGCATGTAAGAAGTACCTAAATGCTACTTGCGCACATAACTTCAATCAGAGACAGCATTATTTGCTAAAGTATTTGGGCGTCTTATAATCCTATTGAACCTAAGCAAATCTTTTGCTTGATatgcaataaataaataaataaaggtcAACTGATGGTAGAAACAGGCAATATCCACACATAAAACCAAACTGTTAAGTTACAGAATGAGCCAGCCAAAGCAAATATAAACTGAAATAATCACACATACCACTGAACTATTGAGGAATCAGCAAATAAGAGTATTCACAATGAAAGCAAGTATACAACACAATCATACATGCAAAGCACCTTCAATACCTGTCGAAGAGGATGTCATTGGCTAGAAAAATAATATGCATCTGCCTCTCAGCATCTTCTAGAGAAAAAATTCTATCTCTAAGAGCTTCAGCCAAAGCAGGTGCAAAAGGTGATCTTTGCATGAACCACATTTTGGCTCCCTTAATAGACTCCTTGGTGCCAGTTAGATTAGTAAGTACACCATTAAGCTCGGCTCCAACATCAGAAGGAAGTGGCCCAGATAGGCCCTTGAATTTTGTTGATGGTTCATAATCAGATCGGGGTTGTCCCATGTAGGGCTGGGAATGATGAGGCTGTTGATGCTGATCATAGTAAGGTGGATAAGTAGGTTGGTGTAACTGAGATGCACCCAATGGAGAACCTGTAGAACCAGCTCCAgtgcctaaaggaggaagatttaGAGCAGATGGATTTATCATGGGATTATAGGATGGGGGCATCACTGACATAGACGGAGGGAAAGGATGGTTGAAGGGTGCACCAGAGGCTCGTGTTGATAGCCATAACTTGTATCTATAATAACTATGGCCCTCACCACCAAAAAGAAAGCTGTACTCAGGATTGTCATGTTGCTTCTCACGGATCATAGCTTCAAACTCAGGGCCATTCTTGGCAGAATACTCGACTAATTTATCAATCCGCTTCTGGAGCTCTGGATCTGAAGGAGGAGGAGCAGGCGGAAGAGCTGAATCATATGGGTGCGCATAAGGAGGCGGAGCCATTAAATGAGAGGTTGGATTGTGAGGACCAAATGCAGCTGATGATGGCTGTTGTTGTTGGAGACCAAGATGAGGATGAGGATAGAGCTGCTGTGGCGGTGGAAAAGGACGAGGGTAAGGAGGGAATTGTTGGAGAGATGGATGAGGAGGTAAGAACTGTGACCCATGTACTTGGTGAGGGAATTGTTGACTCTGTGGATGGAAACCAAACTGTTGCTGAGGTGGCATGCCTgcatgctgctgctgctgctgttgctGAGCAAATGCCATGGCTGCTGCATAGTCATGAGCTTGCCGATCCATCAATATAGACAATAAAAGAAGTCAAAAATTGACACCCTCAAGTGTGAATACAATTTCTTCCTTCTCCCTAACATATAGAAAAGCACCACTGTAATGAGTAAAAAGAGGGCAACGAAATAAGCTATATTCTGAGAGTACTAAAAGTGTAATTAATAACATTATTCTTCAGGGAGACAATTGATTATAATTTGATAGATAGCCTAAGAAAGGCATTTCCAAAGATAGCCCCAATATTTCACATCGGAATCAGGTGTTAAATTAAACATGGTGGCAATCAGCTGAAGGTGAAGAGTAGGGTGCATGTTAAATAGCCTCACGAGAGGAGGGAAGCTATGCAACTTAACAAGTGGAAACAGATGGCTAAATGCCTTTTTAACAAAAAACTAGAAAATTAATTACCAAGGTCGTAGAAATCCAAGATGGAACTGCTTTATGACAAAAGCGTCCCACTGTAAGAACACAAAAACTAATGATTAATGTGTTGAGTCTATGCCCAGTGTATATCAGTCCATCAAACTCAACCCAAAcatgaaaaaaaatgtttaagacAAATATATCACATAAATAATATAGCTCTATAACTATTCTGAACAATAATATGCATAGCCAATACATAAAACTGGAAAAATGAAATGCCTGAGTTGACTTGAAATTTTATgaataaataaatgaaaaaataacAGGAAAAAAATCAGTAATAAAAGCAAAAggagaaatttaaataaaaattccaaaaatgcaATGCAACAAAGCTTATGAACCAAACCAAATGGATTAGAGCAGAAAATTTTCCATTCCATCTCTATAGCTAGATAAATATTGAACTTGTTGTCCTATTAACTAAAACAAAATCCTATTAAACCTCACTCTTGATCTCTCATAAAGCTCAaggcatattttaaacacattTACATGAACTCATGTCATATCTTATTTGGTGATCATCTGTGAGCTCACTTACAAATCTAGTCAACTACATGAATTGATTGACTAAGTACTTCCAAATTAAGCTACATCACTTAAGTTGACTTctaaaaacatgcatattatcATCAAAGAAAGCCATAGCACACTGTATTAGAGAATCTCAGAAAACCTAGTTCCCTAATATATGTAATGTTAAACCAATGCAAACACTCAAAAATCATGGCACAAACTGACATAACAAAGATTTAAACTTGAAGAAAAAATGAACAGGAGAGATGTGACGCCCCAAGTGAGTTGCCATGGCCATTAGGATGGTATGGCACCCATGATGGTCGCATAACAACCTCTTGCGCTAAGCCGGAACCAATTATGCAACAAAAACACTAGTTACCAGAGAAACACATAAGAAATGCATCAATAAGTACCAAATTGAAAGCAAAAGAAAAATATAGCAAAATCTAAAAACCTTGAAAAAAGTGTATGAATTGTCCAAATCCTCTTTTTGTAGCCCTTGAGCAACAAATAAAGGGAGTCAACAAGGAAAATGAGTCAAGCAATATAATGATCGAACATACATGTAATGTGCAAATAGAAAAATCCCGTAAGACACACAAGGTTATTAACCATAAATTATGCCTGTATCGACTGTAATGCAGTCTCACATCCACCTACTATAAACTAGAACTGCAATCAATGGACATGGTTGGATCGTCTATGAGGATATGCCTGGCATTGATAAAGAATGGTGCATGTGATGTGTACACTCTAACATGTGCACAATTACCAAAGATGACCTGAGTATACTACATCTAACATGCCACTCGCCAACATGGGCAATATGCAGATGAGATAAAACTGCTGTAACTGCTCACCATACCCTAGCCTAAGGTAATACTTTATCAGCATGCATCACAATACCCACATATAAACCAAATTTATTATATCTGAGTTCAGCATGTAACTATACCAAATGTAAAAATGACCTACATGTAGCACGTAAGTATATCACAAATGAATACTAGATATTAGAAAAACTAACATGGTGCATATGTCCAATAAAAACAACTAGAGTCCAGAAGGACAATGTGAGTgatacaagaagaagagtcaaagATAGCATCAGGATTCCCAGTACAAATCCATACATCAATCTCTAACTCCACACAAGTTAGCTCCCATCAAGAAATAACACTCTGACTCCTGATGAACACACACTAAACTGATAGCCCACATCGCCATTTCAATACCAAACAATCATCCTCTATTAACGCCGCACTAATTATCAAAGTAAGTAAACTCTCGGTGCAACATTATCCCCTAACCTACCTCTTGCATTACCTATCCATAACTCGAAATCCCACAACAACCACGAGAGAACCACAACACCGGATTAAATGTATCCATTCCACAAGTATGGTTTGGAACAACTGAAAATTACCAGGTATAAAATAGAATAGGTTATCACGACTCTCCTAGGGTGCTCCCATACACAACCTGCAAAATGAGCATTCCCTATCCCTTTGGTTACTTCTTCCATGATTCGACCCAATTCTAGGAAAAGATAAGAGAAACCTTCTTACGCGCGGCAATCTGTAGAATCTAACAAGAAAGAGCCGCTAAAGAAGGAATAGAACACCTCCTTGCTGCTCCACGACGTAGTCGCGCATTCGGGGgattttggaaaacaaaaggagagctTTTACAAGGAAAACGCACGAAGAGAATCAATACCACAGTAGGGTACGAACTCACGCCTAATGCAG from Zingiber officinale cultivar Zhangliang chromosome 6B, Zo_v1.1, whole genome shotgun sequence carries:
- the LOC121993204 gene encoding NAC domain-containing protein 21/22-like, producing the protein MNLGLLSMAEARLPPGFRFHPRDEELVCDYLEKKVMNTANHSMMIDLNLNKFEPWDLPEMACVGGKEWYFFTCRDRKYATGKRTNRATEIGYWKATGKDQRVSRRGELVGMRKTLVFYRGRAPMGKKTNWVMHEFRLESRESPQVHCTEDWVLCRVFCKSRGINTSDSKASMDSVATNSSAPLPPSYMDTIKFDSEEEDWQIACFSGLPSSSVCLQDTRLLQMDAEGCNVGACRRMPDSICSDEEMMKEAVLVGHIPKLEGKTEQDHLERFLQQDGWSHMLSSF
- the LOC121993205 gene encoding calcium homeostasis endoplasmic reticulum protein-like, with translation MDRQAHDYAAAMAFAQQQQQQQHAGMPPQQQFGFHPQSQQFPHQVHGSQFLPPHPSLQQFPPYPRPFPPPQQLYPHPHLGLQQQQPSSAAFGPHNPTSHLMAPPPYAHPYDSALPPAPPPSDPELQKRIDKLVEYSAKNGPEFEAMIREKQHDNPEYSFLFGGEGHSYYRYKLWLSTRASGAPFNHPFPPSMSVMPPSYNPMINPSALNLPPLGTGAGSTGSPLGASQLHQPTYPPYYDQHQQPHHSQPYMGQPRSDYEPSTKFKGLSGPLPSDVGAELNGVLTNLTGTKESIKGAKMWFMQRSPFAPALAEALRDRIFSLEDAERQMHIIFLANDILFDSLQRRINPQELDNEALAFRPVLGSMLARIYNNSHNKDANQSRLEKILQFWASKEVFDQEIIKGLEIEMTGGLSFRSSSQKEMMSVSDPSSFIGLTPQQWPDKQNPNLSSVGQQDASKHLPAMSTPPFAPAAGQPFVMNQVPGAIFPAAAQSSLPAAVPIQPPIGITDQSPPPYPLFPPGLIPGMVRKMQIGSGVPYSPLSPLDIPTVVPPPTVTPSEILDRVSKFFKEIGEVNPSEGPMAQSDLKDEFHDYERDSPVRKGGACIPPPPNLQMDPETGSYPDGSVDRKTECSSGRLGLGATANPNEVSQYDDVYTSYRKQRSTNYHSSMSSRTGAR